The following are encoded together in the Bacillota bacterium genome:
- a CDS encoding trp RNA-binding attenuation protein MtrB — MRDDAVCGDFVVIKALEDGVTIIGLTRGEQTRFHHAEKLDRGEVMLAQFTAHTSAMKIRGRAEIITRHGRIESGD, encoded by the coding sequence ATGCGGGACGACGCGGTTTGCGGTGATTTCGTCGTCATCAAGGCGCTGGAGGACGGAGTGACCATCATCGGGCTGACGCGGGGCGAGCAGACGCGGTTTCATCACGCGGAAAAACTCGACCGCGGCGAGGTGATGCTCGCTCAGTTCACGGCGCACACGTCGGCCATGAAAATCCGCGGCCGCGCCGAAATCATTACGAGGCACGGCCGCATCGAGTCGGGGGACTAG
- a CDS encoding acetyl-CoA carboxylase carboxyl transferase subunit beta, producing the protein MKEVPDGLWTKCPNCQNIFFDAELAKHLYVCPQCGHHMTIGAKERLRQLLDDVDTFEPWDEHLETVNALGFPGYEEKLAKAQEKTGLREAFLGGLGRMDGKPVAIGVLDFNFFSGSMGSVVGEKVTRLFERAAQRDVPVVIVSGGGGGARMQEGILSLMQMAKTSQAVERFGRTGRPYISVLTHPTMGGVYASFASLGDYIFAEPGALIGFAGPRIVERTIRQPLPAGFQTAEYALKNGMVDRIVPRKELRPTIIHVLRLHER; encoded by the coding sequence ATGAAAGAAGTGCCCGACGGACTGTGGACCAAATGCCCGAATTGCCAGAACATCTTTTTTGACGCCGAGCTGGCGAAGCACCTGTACGTGTGCCCGCAGTGCGGCCATCACATGACCATCGGCGCGAAAGAACGGCTCCGGCAGCTGCTGGACGACGTCGACACCTTCGAGCCGTGGGACGAGCACCTGGAGACGGTGAACGCGCTGGGCTTCCCGGGTTACGAGGAGAAGCTGGCCAAAGCCCAGGAGAAAACGGGCTTGCGCGAGGCGTTTCTCGGGGGACTCGGGCGCATGGACGGCAAACCGGTCGCCATCGGTGTGCTCGACTTCAACTTTTTCAGCGGCAGCATGGGGTCGGTGGTCGGCGAAAAGGTGACGCGGCTGTTCGAGCGGGCCGCGCAGCGGGACGTGCCCGTCGTCATCGTGTCCGGCGGCGGGGGCGGCGCCCGCATGCAAGAAGGCATTTTGTCGCTCATGCAAATGGCCAAGACGAGCCAGGCCGTGGAGCGGTTCGGGCGCACCGGCCGGCCGTACATCTCGGTGCTCACGCACCCGACCATGGGTGGCGTCTACGCTTCGTTCGCGTCGCTGGGCGACTATATCTTCGCGGAGCCCGGCGCCCTCATCGGCTTCGCGGGGCCGCGCATCGTGGAGCGCACGATTCGCCAGCCGCTGCCCGCAGGCTTCCAGACGGCGGAGTACGCGCTGAAAAACGGCATGGTCGACCGCATCGTGCCGCGCAAGGAGCTGCGGCCGACCATCATTCACGTGCTGCGCCTGCACGAACGATAG
- a CDS encoding acetyl-CoA carboxylase carboxyl transferase subunit alpha (catalyzes the carboxylation of acetyl-CoA to malonyl-CoA; forms a tetramer composed of two alpha (AccA) and two beta (AccD) subunits; one of the two catalytic subunits that can form the acetyl CoA carboxylase enzyme together with a carrier protein), with the protein MVNSVFDWERPLVELENRIKELEAFVAESGIDLSAEIGTLREKAENLRKEIFANLTPWQRVQLARHPRRPTTLDYIHFIFTGFLELHGDRCVRDDEAIVGGLAFLDDIPVTVIGSQKGRDTKENLRRNFGLPHPEGYRKALRLMRQAEKFGRPIITLIDVVGAYPGIEAEQRGQGVAIAENIRQMSFLKVPIVCVVTGEGGSGGALAIGVGDRVLMLENAWYSVISPEMCAEILWKDTSRAPEAAAVLRLGARDLLELGVIDEVIPEPLGGAHRDPEEAARRVKEAIGRHLRELLQYDGETLVERRLEKYRRMGRLAELTEQRLQAAGDVVEG; encoded by the coding sequence GTGGTCAACAGCGTTTTCGACTGGGAACGGCCCCTCGTCGAGCTGGAAAACCGCATTAAGGAACTGGAAGCGTTCGTTGCCGAAAGCGGCATCGACTTGTCGGCGGAGATCGGCACCTTGCGGGAGAAGGCCGAGAACTTGCGCAAGGAGATTTTCGCCAACCTGACGCCGTGGCAGCGGGTGCAGCTCGCGCGCCATCCCCGGCGCCCGACGACGCTGGACTATATCCACTTCATCTTTACCGGGTTTCTCGAGCTGCACGGCGACCGCTGCGTGCGCGACGACGAGGCCATCGTGGGCGGCCTCGCCTTCCTGGACGACATTCCGGTCACCGTCATCGGTTCGCAGAAGGGCCGCGACACCAAGGAGAACTTGCGCCGCAACTTCGGCCTGCCTCACCCGGAGGGGTACCGCAAGGCGCTGCGGCTCATGCGGCAGGCCGAAAAGTTCGGACGGCCCATCATCACCCTCATCGACGTAGTGGGGGCGTATCCGGGCATCGAGGCGGAGCAGCGGGGCCAAGGCGTCGCCATCGCGGAGAACATTCGTCAGATGTCGTTCCTGAAAGTTCCCATCGTCTGCGTCGTCACCGGCGAAGGGGGCAGCGGCGGGGCGCTGGCCATCGGTGTGGGCGACCGGGTGCTGATGCTGGAGAACGCCTGGTACTCGGTGATTTCCCCGGAAATGTGCGCCGAGATCTTGTGGAAAGACACGTCGCGCGCGCCGGAGGCGGCCGCCGTGCTGCGGCTGGGCGCCCGCGATCTGCTGGAGCTGGGCGTCATCGACGAGGTAATTCCGGAGCCGCTGGGCGGGGCGCACCGCGATCCGGAGGAAGCTGCCCGGCGGGTGAAAGAGGCCATCGGGCGCCACTTGCGCGAGCTGCTGCAGTACGACGGCGAGACGCTGGTGGAGCGGCGGCTGGAAAAGTACCGGCGCATGGGCCGGCTGGCCGAGCTGACCGAGCAGCGGCTGCAGGCGGCCGGGGATGTCGTCGAAGGGTAG
- the pyk gene encoding pyruvate kinase, whose translation MSSKGSRFTTQGGCTVRRTKIVCTIGPASDGLLEELIAAGMDVARLNFSHGTMEEQGQRIRRLRQAAEAVQRPLAILLDIQGPKIRIGKMEPDSVLEPGQRFSLICGDPSLVGDSTKAAVSYPHLYRFVRPGHTIYLDDGLIEIQVEEVQGETIHCRVVIGGLLTSRKGLVLPDVDVDLPALTEQDKEHIRFGVEMGVDMIAASFVRRAEHVRAVREVIREAGGDQPVIAKIESRQGVEHLEEIIQESDGIMVARGDLGVHIPPEEVPLVQKQIIQLCNRYGKPVITATQMLESMVSNPRPTRAEVTDVATAILDGTDAIMLSGETAVGKYPVQAVRVMDRIAQRTERAIDYVELLNRRSTSPEPTISEAISHATVRAAADLKAAAILTATQSGFTARMVSKFRPPTPIIALTPVPEVARRLMVVWGVEPIVVPMTRQVDEMLDVAFDVVRRRPDIKPGDRIVITAGVRTGEPGSTNLLQVYEVGKV comes from the coding sequence ATGTCGTCGAAGGGTAGTCGTTTCACAACCCAAGGAGGGTGTACCGTGCGTCGCACCAAGATCGTGTGTACTATCGGGCCTGCGTCCGACGGCCTGCTGGAAGAGCTCATCGCGGCCGGCATGGACGTGGCCCGGCTCAATTTTTCCCACGGAACGATGGAAGAGCAAGGCCAGCGCATACGCCGGCTGCGCCAGGCGGCCGAGGCCGTGCAGCGTCCGCTGGCCATTTTGCTGGACATCCAAGGCCCCAAGATCCGCATCGGCAAGATGGAGCCCGACTCGGTGCTGGAGCCGGGCCAGCGGTTCAGCCTGATCTGCGGCGATCCTTCCCTCGTGGGCGACAGCACCAAGGCGGCGGTAAGCTATCCTCATTTGTATCGCTTCGTGCGGCCCGGCCACACGATTTATCTCGATGACGGGCTCATTGAAATCCAGGTGGAGGAGGTCCAAGGCGAGACGATTCACTGCCGCGTCGTCATCGGCGGCCTGCTGACGTCCCGCAAGGGGCTGGTGCTGCCCGACGTGGACGTGGACTTGCCTGCGCTGACGGAGCAGGACAAGGAGCATATCCGCTTCGGCGTCGAGATGGGCGTCGACATGATCGCGGCGTCGTTCGTCCGCCGCGCCGAGCACGTGCGAGCCGTGCGGGAGGTCATCCGCGAGGCGGGGGGCGATCAGCCCGTCATCGCCAAGATTGAGAGCCGGCAAGGCGTGGAGCATCTGGAGGAGATCATCCAGGAAAGCGACGGCATCATGGTGGCCCGCGGGGATTTGGGCGTGCACATCCCGCCCGAAGAAGTGCCGCTGGTGCAAAAGCAGATTATCCAGCTGTGCAACCGCTACGGCAAGCCGGTCATCACCGCCACGCAGATGCTGGAGTCCATGGTCAGCAACCCGCGCCCGACGCGCGCCGAGGTGACCGACGTCGCGACGGCCATCCTCGACGGCACCGACGCCATTATGCTGTCGGGCGAGACGGCTGTGGGCAAGTACCCGGTGCAGGCGGTGCGCGTCATGGACCGCATCGCGCAGCGCACCGAGCGGGCCATCGACTACGTGGAGCTGTTGAACCGCCGCAGCACTAGCCCGGAACCGACGATTTCCGAGGCCATCAGCCACGCCACGGTCCGGGCGGCCGCGGATCTGAAGGCCGCCGCCATCCTGACGGCTACCCAGTCGGGCTTTACGGCCCGCATGGTGTCCAAGTTCCGCCCGCCCACGCCCATCATCGCGCTGACGCCGGTGCCGGAAGTGGCGCGGCGGCTGATGGTGGTGTGGGGCGTGGAGCCTATCGTCGTGCCGATGACGCGGCAAGTCGACGAGATGCTGGACGTGGCTTTCGACGTGGTGCGGCGGCGGCCCGACATCAAGCCCGGCGACCGCATCGTCATCACGGCCGGCGTGCGCACGGGCGAGCCGGGCTCCACCAACTTGCTGCAAGTGTATGAAGTGGGCAAAGTATAA
- the ald gene encoding alanine dehydrogenase, with amino-acid sequence MIIGVPKEIKPGENRVAMTPAGVEELTRAGHTVVVQRGAGVGSGISDEQYAAAGARLVDEARDVFQQADMIVKVKEPIGDEVGWLRPGQILFTYLHLAALPELTRALVQQKVTAIAYETIQTDDGELPLLSPMSEIAGRMAVHVGAHFLEKNQGGRGVLLGGVPGVPPADVVIIGAGTVGAGAARVALGMGANVTLIDINTRRLRYLQETLHGNLITVMSNRFNIERSVRYADLVIGAVLVPGARAPVLVTEEMVRRMKPGAVIVDVAIDQGGCIETIDRITTHDNPTYVKHGVVHYAVPNIPGGVPRTATMALTNATLPYILKLASRGFVDAVREDAALAKGVNCYAGHVTLAPVAEAHGLEYVSLAELL; translated from the coding sequence ATGATCATCGGGGTGCCGAAGGAAATCAAGCCGGGGGAAAACCGCGTGGCCATGACGCCGGCGGGCGTCGAGGAGCTGACGCGGGCGGGGCATACGGTCGTCGTGCAGCGCGGCGCGGGCGTCGGCAGCGGCATTTCGGACGAGCAGTACGCCGCCGCGGGCGCCCGGCTGGTCGATGAAGCGCGCGACGTCTTCCAGCAGGCCGACATGATCGTCAAGGTCAAGGAGCCCATCGGCGACGAGGTTGGCTGGCTGCGCCCGGGCCAGATTCTGTTTACGTATTTGCACCTGGCCGCGCTGCCGGAGCTGACGCGAGCTCTGGTGCAGCAGAAAGTGACGGCCATCGCCTACGAGACGATCCAGACGGATGACGGCGAGCTGCCGCTGCTGTCGCCCATGAGCGAAATCGCGGGGCGCATGGCGGTGCACGTGGGCGCGCACTTCCTCGAGAAAAACCAGGGCGGCCGCGGGGTGCTGCTGGGCGGCGTGCCGGGCGTGCCGCCCGCGGACGTGGTCATCATCGGCGCGGGCACGGTCGGCGCCGGCGCGGCGCGCGTGGCACTGGGCATGGGCGCCAACGTGACCCTCATCGACATCAACACCCGCCGGCTGCGTTACCTGCAGGAGACGCTGCACGGCAACCTCATCACCGTCATGTCGAACCGGTTCAACATCGAGCGGTCGGTCCGGTACGCGGATCTGGTCATCGGGGCCGTACTGGTGCCGGGGGCCCGGGCGCCGGTGCTGGTCACCGAGGAGATGGTGCGGCGCATGAAGCCCGGCGCGGTCATCGTCGACGTGGCCATCGACCAGGGCGGCTGCATCGAGACCATCGACCGGATTACGACCCACGACAACCCGACGTACGTCAAGCACGGCGTCGTGCACTACGCGGTGCCCAACATCCCGGGCGGGGTGCCGCGCACGGCGACGATGGCGCTCACCAACGCGACGTTGCCCTATATTTTGAAGCTGGCCAGCCGAGGGTTCGTGGACGCTGTGCGCGAGGACGCGGCGCTGGCCAAAGGCGTCAACTGCTACGCGGGGCACGTGACCTTGGCGCCGGTGGCCGAGGCGCATGGGCTCGAATACGTCAGCCTGGCTGAGCTGTTGTAG
- the pepF gene encoding oligoendopeptidase F, with the protein MTQAAAPQTVRKRSEIPEKYRWRLEDIYATDEAWEADFRAVQSVLPRFESYKGRLGESPATLAECLNLRFETEERFMRLLVYAYTRRDEDSTNPKYQAIHDRAQRLGIQLSTAVSFIEPELLQLPQERLEQYMAAEELKLYRHYLDDLLRHKPHTLSPQEEAILAAAGELALAPSNVFGMFNDADLKFPFIKDEQGREVEVTHGRYLRLMESRDRRVRHDAFKALHGTYYKWRNTIAATYAASVRKDVFYAKIRKFESSLHAALHEDNVPVEVYTNLIDAVHSRLDLLHRYVRLRKKLLGVDELHMYDLYVPLVPEVEFNIPYEEAAEKMLAGLAPLGEEYVRVVRHGLENRWVDVYENEGKRSGAYSTSAYGVHPYILMNYENNLDNLFTLAHEFGHAMHSYLADGTQPYVYSQPTIFVAEVASTLNENLLFHYLIKTTESPEQRRYLINNFLDTIRGTVFRQVKFAEFEKLTHERVESGEALTADWMSEQYYNLVKQYYGPDIVADEEIAIEWARIPHFYRAFYVYKYATGFAAATALANAILKEGEPAVQRYLEMLRRGGSDYPLNLLKDAGVDMTTPEPILQVMNVFEELLNELEALS; encoded by the coding sequence ATGACCCAGGCAGCTGCGCCGCAGACCGTGCGCAAACGCAGCGAGATTCCGGAAAAGTATCGCTGGCGGCTGGAAGACATCTACGCCACGGACGAGGCGTGGGAAGCCGACTTCCGCGCAGTGCAAAGCGTCCTGCCCCGCTTCGAGTCGTACAAGGGCCGGCTGGGCGAATCCCCCGCCACGCTGGCGGAATGCCTGAACTTGCGCTTTGAGACCGAAGAGCGGTTCATGCGGCTGCTGGTATACGCTTACACGCGCCGCGACGAAGACAGCACCAACCCCAAGTACCAGGCCATCCACGATCGGGCCCAGCGGCTGGGCATCCAACTTAGCACGGCCGTTTCCTTCATCGAGCCCGAACTGCTGCAGCTGCCCCAGGAGCGGCTCGAACAGTACATGGCGGCCGAAGAGCTGAAGCTGTACCGGCATTACCTGGACGACCTCCTCCGCCACAAGCCGCACACGCTGTCGCCTCAGGAGGAGGCCATCCTGGCCGCCGCCGGGGAGCTGGCCTTGGCGCCGTCCAACGTGTTCGGCATGTTCAACGACGCCGACCTCAAGTTCCCCTTCATCAAGGACGAGCAGGGCCGGGAAGTGGAAGTGACCCACGGCCGCTACTTGCGCCTCATGGAGAGCAGGGACCGGCGGGTGCGGCACGACGCCTTCAAGGCGCTGCACGGCACGTACTACAAGTGGCGCAACACCATCGCGGCCACCTATGCGGCCAGCGTGCGCAAAGACGTCTTCTACGCCAAGATCCGCAAGTTCGAGTCGTCCCTGCACGCCGCGCTGCACGAGGACAACGTCCCCGTCGAGGTGTACACCAACCTCATCGACGCGGTGCACTCGCGGCTTGACCTGCTGCACCGTTACGTGCGCCTGCGCAAGAAGCTGCTGGGCGTGGACGAGCTGCATATGTACGACCTGTACGTGCCGCTCGTGCCGGAAGTGGAATTCAATATCCCTTACGAGGAAGCGGCGGAAAAGATGCTGGCGGGCCTCGCACCGCTGGGCGAGGAGTACGTGCGCGTGGTGCGCCACGGCCTGGAAAACCGCTGGGTCGACGTGTACGAAAACGAAGGCAAGCGCAGCGGCGCCTACTCGACCAGCGCCTACGGCGTGCACCCGTACATCCTGATGAACTACGAGAACAACCTGGACAACCTGTTCACGCTGGCCCACGAGTTCGGCCATGCGATGCACAGCTACTTGGCCGACGGCACGCAGCCGTACGTGTACTCCCAGCCGACCATCTTCGTAGCCGAAGTCGCGTCGACGCTGAACGAAAACCTGCTCTTCCACTACCTGATCAAGACCACCGAGTCGCCGGAGCAGCGCCGGTACCTTATCAACAACTTCCTGGACACCATCCGCGGCACGGTCTTCCGCCAGGTGAAGTTCGCCGAGTTCGAGAAGCTCACGCACGAGCGGGTGGAGAGCGGCGAGGCGCTGACGGCCGACTGGATGTCGGAGCAGTATTACAACCTGGTGAAGCAGTATTACGGACCCGACATCGTGGCGGACGAAGAAATCGCCATCGAGTGGGCCCGCATTCCTCACTTCTACCGGGCGTTCTACGTGTACAAGTACGCCACCGGCTTCGCCGCGGCCACGGCGCTGGCCAACGCGATCCTGAAGGAAGGCGAGCCCGCGGTCCAGCGCTACTTGGAGATGCTCCGCCGGGGCGGTTCCGACTACCCGCTCAACCTGCTGAAGGACGCCGGCGTCGACATGACGACGCCCGAGCCGATTTTGCAGGTCATGAACGTCTTCGAGGAGCTGCTGAATGAACTGGAGGCGCTCAGCTGA
- a CDS encoding undecaprenyl-diphosphatase codes for MTIWQAVILGVIQGVTEFLPVSSSGHLVIAQHFMGITGNTLTFDVVVHAGSLLAIAAALKDELASLLAGAASVITGRRGAGADAGRLRLAQVVVATLPLVLAGLLLRDAVEQAFSSALVPVVLLFATGALLLYADRTRAVGRSAQVGWSHAVWMGLAQALAVLPGLSRSGVTMSVGMMSGLTREAAAKFSFLMAIPAIAGAAVLELADLLQGTGSSAAGAGALLAGAVCSAVTSYLSIRLFLRFVRRGRLAPFAYYTWVLGAALLALGLAG; via the coding sequence ATGACGATTTGGCAAGCCGTCATCTTGGGCGTGATTCAGGGCGTCACCGAGTTTCTGCCCGTCAGCAGCTCGGGGCACCTGGTCATCGCGCAGCACTTCATGGGCATTACGGGCAACACGCTCACGTTTGACGTGGTGGTGCACGCAGGGAGCCTCCTCGCCATCGCGGCGGCGCTTAAGGACGAACTGGCGTCCTTGCTGGCCGGGGCCGCCAGCGTCATTACGGGCCGGCGCGGCGCCGGAGCCGACGCGGGGCGGCTTCGGCTGGCGCAAGTCGTGGTCGCCACGCTGCCGCTGGTTTTGGCGGGGTTGCTCTTGCGCGACGCCGTTGAGCAGGCGTTTTCGTCGGCCCTCGTGCCCGTCGTGCTGCTGTTTGCCACCGGCGCGCTGCTGCTGTACGCGGATCGGACCCGAGCCGTGGGCCGCTCGGCGCAAGTGGGCTGGTCCCACGCCGTCTGGATGGGGCTGGCGCAGGCGCTGGCCGTCCTCCCCGGTTTGTCCCGGTCCGGCGTCACCATGAGCGTCGGCATGATGAGCGGCCTCACCCGCGAAGCGGCGGCCAAGTTTTCCTTCTTAATGGCGATTCCCGCCATCGCCGGAGCCGCCGTCCTTGAACTTGCGGACTTGCTGCAGGGCACCGGTTCCTCGGCGGCGGGCGCGGGCGCTCTCCTGGCCGGCGCCGTGTGCTCCGCCGTCACCAGCTACCTGTCCATTCGGCTGTTCTTGCGCTTCGTCCGCCGGGGGCGGCTGGCCCCGTTCGCCTACTACACGTGGGTCTTGGGCGCGGCGTTGCTCGCGCTGGGGCTGGCGGGCTGA
- a CDS encoding ferredoxin, translating into MPGTTSAAASVLPVRNERGFFEIRLESIGGLGANVAAQIFAEAGVLYAGLNGSNFASYGSEKKGTPVKAFIRFTDGDREIRDTSPVERPHVLGVFHEALLRSGGSVLGGLYPDSIVIVNTRKSAEEMARILGRSTGTVGVLKALDIAVAEGSRVNMAMLGALARACSFIPPEAVEEAIRNSLGVRYPKLLPGNLKAFWRGYNEVEFLELGHGLNGQAAATEFVRPGPVLGYETAVIGGTIPTPGNTINKDLSASRQGFLPQFLREKCTDCAQCDLVCPDLCFVWEQGVDSKGRPAMVLKGIDYKYCKGCLKCVEACPFGALVTIPEEDGWAEAHRVPHVWTKAAAVATAPQKGE; encoded by the coding sequence ATGCCCGGAACGACCTCGGCGGCCGCAAGCGTGTTGCCGGTCCGTAACGAACGTGGCTTCTTCGAGATCCGTCTTGAATCCATCGGCGGGCTGGGCGCCAACGTGGCGGCTCAGATTTTCGCCGAAGCGGGCGTGCTGTATGCAGGTCTCAACGGTTCCAATTTTGCTTCTTATGGTTCCGAAAAGAAAGGGACGCCGGTGAAGGCATTTATTCGCTTCACCGACGGGGACCGGGAGATCCGGGACACGTCGCCGGTAGAGCGGCCCCACGTGCTGGGCGTGTTCCACGAAGCGCTCCTGCGCTCGGGCGGCAGCGTCCTGGGCGGCTTGTATCCTGATTCCATCGTCATCGTCAACACCCGCAAGTCGGCCGAAGAGATGGCCCGCATCCTGGGGCGCTCGACGGGCACGGTGGGCGTGCTGAAGGCGCTGGACATCGCCGTCGCGGAAGGCAGCCGCGTCAACATGGCGATGCTCGGCGCGCTGGCGCGGGCATGCTCGTTTATCCCGCCGGAGGCGGTGGAGGAAGCCATTCGCAACTCGCTGGGCGTGCGGTATCCGAAGCTGCTGCCCGGCAACCTGAAGGCGTTCTGGCGGGGCTACAACGAAGTGGAGTTCTTGGAGCTGGGCCACGGCCTAAACGGCCAGGCCGCGGCGACGGAGTTCGTGCGCCCGGGGCCGGTTCTCGGCTACGAGACGGCCGTCATCGGCGGCACCATTCCGACGCCGGGCAACACGATCAATAAGGACCTCTCGGCGTCGCGCCAGGGCTTCTTGCCGCAGTTTTTGCGGGAGAAGTGCACGGACTGCGCCCAATGCGACCTGGTTTGCCCCGACCTTTGCTTCGTCTGGGAGCAAGGGGTCGACTCCAAAGGGCGGCCGGCCATGGTGCTGAAGGGCATCGATTACAAGTACTGCAAAGGCTGCCTCAAGTGCGTGGAGGCGTGCCCGTTCGGTGCGCTCGTCACCATCCCCGAAGAGGACGGATGGGCCGAGGCGCACCGGGTGCCGCACGTGTGGACGAAAGCCGCGGCCGTGGCGACGGCGCCGCAGAAGGGGGAATAA
- a CDS encoding pyruvate synthase yields MALKKEEERVAGAPAQQVTGFLSGNEMAALAARQINYHVMGYYPITPSTEIAELLSADAAQGKHDIVMIPADGEHGAAGICYGASTGGGRVFNATSANGLLYALEQLPVQSGTRFPMVLNLVTRSVSGPLDIRGDHSDLYFAIHTGWIVLLARDPQAVYDMNVMALRIGEHPDVQLPVIVAYDGFFTSHQKRRVQYFAEDKVVQEFLGPVPPRVTALDPRNPVTIGPYMNDPDLINNKYQLHKAMEAARRVIEEVFEEYGRLSGRRYPVVDLYRMEDAEVALFILNSAAETAKDVADRLREQGLKVGVISPNVLRPFPAAEIREACRNLKALLVAERGDSYGSNGGPMTHEVKAALKDDPNNKTIVLSRIYGLGGRDFYHDDAEAMFRLALEAAEKGKADVPFDYYGVTPGTPEKTFDPGTPPISREETTGFISVTVDEKTGQLKVTVPPPRKLMQKPKRLAPGHGACPGCGIFPAINLFLSGLEGDVVVLYQTGCAMVVTTGYPYTAHRVTYVHNLFQNGAATLSGLVEMFYERKRRGEIDVGEDITFVMVTGDGGMDIGMGPAIGTALRNHKMIILEYDNEGYMNTGSQLSYSTPLGHATSTSVVGPAKRGKTFHHKDTPQIMAATNIPYVFTGTEAFPQDLLRKAAKAQWYAKNEGLVYGKLLIACPLNWRSEEKLGTAIVEAAVNCCFFPLYEVERGKTRITYDPEQKGKRIPVAEWLKMMGKTRHLLQPENADLLAEFEAEVERRWQRLKAKHEHPLL; encoded by the coding sequence ATTGCGTTGAAGAAAGAGGAGGAACGGGTCGCTGGCGCGCCCGCACAGCAGGTGACGGGCTTTCTCAGCGGCAACGAAATGGCCGCGCTGGCGGCGCGGCAGATTAACTACCACGTGATGGGGTACTATCCCATCACGCCGTCGACGGAGATCGCGGAGCTGCTGAGCGCCGATGCGGCGCAGGGCAAGCACGACATCGTGATGATTCCGGCCGACGGCGAGCACGGCGCCGCGGGCATCTGCTACGGCGCTTCCACCGGCGGCGGCCGTGTGTTCAACGCGACCAGCGCCAACGGCTTGCTCTACGCGCTGGAGCAACTGCCGGTGCAGTCGGGCACCCGCTTTCCGATGGTGCTCAACTTGGTGACGCGGTCGGTCAGCGGCCCGCTGGACATCCGCGGCGACCACTCCGACTTGTACTTCGCGATTCACACCGGCTGGATCGTGCTGCTGGCGCGGGATCCGCAAGCGGTGTACGACATGAACGTCATGGCGCTGCGCATCGGCGAGCATCCCGACGTGCAGCTGCCGGTCATCGTGGCATACGACGGCTTCTTCACGAGCCACCAGAAGCGGCGTGTTCAATACTTCGCCGAGGACAAGGTTGTCCAGGAGTTCCTCGGCCCCGTGCCGCCGCGCGTCACGGCGCTGGATCCGCGCAATCCGGTCACCATCGGCCCGTACATGAACGACCCGGACCTGATCAACAACAAGTACCAGCTGCACAAGGCCATGGAGGCCGCGCGCCGGGTCATTGAGGAAGTGTTCGAGGAGTATGGGCGGCTGTCGGGTCGCCGCTATCCGGTCGTCGACCTGTACCGGATGGAAGACGCCGAAGTGGCGCTGTTCATCCTCAACTCGGCGGCCGAAACGGCCAAAGACGTGGCGGACCGGCTGCGGGAGCAAGGGCTGAAGGTGGGCGTCATCAGCCCCAACGTGCTGCGGCCCTTCCCGGCGGCGGAAATCCGTGAAGCGTGCCGGAACCTGAAGGCGCTGCTGGTGGCCGAACGGGGCGACTCGTACGGCTCCAACGGCGGCCCGATGACGCATGAAGTCAAGGCGGCGCTCAAGGACGACCCGAACAACAAGACCATCGTCTTGTCGAGGATCTACGGCTTGGGCGGCCGCGACTTCTACCACGACGACGCGGAAGCCATGTTCCGCCTGGCGCTGGAGGCGGCGGAAAAGGGCAAGGCCGACGTGCCGTTCGACTACTACGGCGTCACGCCGGGCACGCCGGAAAAGACGTTCGATCCCGGCACACCGCCGATTTCCAGGGAAGAAACCACGGGCTTCATCAGCGTCACCGTCGACGAGAAGACGGGCCAGCTGAAGGTGACGGTGCCGCCGCCGCGCAAGCTGATGCAGAAGCCCAAGCGGCTGGCGCCCGGCCACGGCGCGTGCCCCGGTTGCGGCATCTTCCCGGCCATCAATCTCTTTCTGTCGGGCCTCGAAGGCGACGTGGTGGTGCTGTACCAGACCGGCTGCGCGATGGTCGTTACGACGGGCTATCCGTATACGGCGCACCGGGTCACGTACGTGCACAACCTGTTCCAGAACGGCGCCGCCACGTTGTCGGGCTTGGTGGAGATGTTCTACGAGCGCAAGCGCCGGGGCGAAATCGACGTGGGCGAGGACATCACCTTCGTCATGGTCACCGGCGACGGCGGCATGGACATCGGCATGGGCCCGGCCATCGGCACGGCGCTGCGCAACCACAAGATGATCATCCTCGAATACGACAACGAAGGCTACATGAACACCGGCAGCCAGCTGTCGTATTCGACGCCGCTGGGCCATGCCACGTCCACGTCGGTGGTCGGTCCGGCCAAGCGGGGCAAGACGTTCCACCACAAGGACACACCGCAGATTATGGCCGCGACCAACATCCCGTACGTGTTCACGGGCACCGAGGCGTTCCCGCAGGACTTGCTGCGGAAAGCGGCCAAGGCGCAGTGGTACGCCAAGAACGAAGGCCTCGTCTACGGCAAGCTGCTCATCGCCTGCCCGCTGAACTGGCGGAGCGAGGAGAAGCTGGGCACGGCCATCGTGGAGGCGGCGGTGAACTGCTGCTTCTTCCCGCTGTACGAGGTGGAGCGGGGCAAGACCCGGATCACCTACGACCCGGAGCAGAAGGGCAAGCGCATCCCGGTGGCCGAGTGGCTGAAGATGATGGGCAAGACGCGGCACCTCCTGCAGCCCGAAAACGCCGACTTGCTGGCGGAGTTCGAGGCGGAAGTGGAGCGCCGCTGGCAACGGCTCAAGGCCAAGCACGAGCACCCGCTGCTGTAG